The following nucleotide sequence is from Populus trichocarpa isolate Nisqually-1 chromosome 11, P.trichocarpa_v4.1, whole genome shotgun sequence.
TGCACAAACGACGTGATCATtctctattttaatagtattttttatttaaaaatatattaatataatattttttatttttttaaaattattttaacatcagtatattTCGATagtatttgtattaaaaaataaaataatagttgtttttcaaagtgtttttcacccaaaaatatattaatataatattttttatgttttaaaaattatttttaatatcattacattaaaattctctaaacatatatatatataattaattttttttaaaaaaggaatatTAACTAACGCAATAACAAAGAAGAGGAATTTAATGGTTGGATTCAAGCCTACTTGCCTTACCTTACCTTAAGTTGAACcaccaaagaaaaaacataacttgtCATCATAgcgaagattaaaaaaatgtccACATGGTAATGTCATTGCTTAACGAACACAAGACAAGACAAGACAGCCGAGCCAAAGTAATACAGCTGGCAATCCAACGTTCGAAATGGCACCGAATTTAGTAATTCACTATAAGATCGTTGGTCTGTACCTCTGCAGGGTGAAAGAcgagagaaaataataataataataataataataataaaaagaaatcccaGCCGCAGTACAAAAAGATCCGTTATGTCCAACGCAATGAAATGATGCGTTTGAGTCAGAAAAGTAGGCCACCATACTGCTTCCACGCCTCGGATGATAAGGCGGTATATTTTGGTACAGCAtcggatattattttttatttaaaaatatttcaacatcTGCgcattaaaaatatctaaaatataatttaaaaaaacaaaatttattaggaGAAGAGAACTGTGTAAACAGAGACACCAGAAGTCCTCCTGCTTTCATCTCATTAAATGATTTTAGACACGTGTACGGCCGTGTGGCTTTGAGTTTGAGCCAAGATATCATATCCAACCCAACGCCAACCGCACCAGAAAGTGTCAAGGGTGGGTGGTTTCCGTTGGCTCCGCGTTGCCGTATTTACCTATCGGGTTGTGTATTTTTCTGCAAAACCAACGTGGGCTCCACCACAATTACCACTCTCCAACCCCACCTGCCCATGACGAACCCCACCCAATTCAGCACTTCTTCAGGCTTCAGCCTATAAAAATGAATCCCAGCACAAAAGAACCAACCAAATCCCATCCCTAGCTAGCCCTGCATTCTCTCTGAGAACCACCAGAGCATGACATCTCTCAGTACTTTCACCTTCTCCTTTCTATTACTCTCCTTCtctccttccttttcctttttctatgcCTTCGCTGCTGGTACGTATATCTATCTTGCTTACCTTTCTTCAAGTTTAGTTTCTTGTAGTACGCAATTGTTTTGTTCCCATATATCTTGTATgtataataatgttattaatttgCAGGTACGATAGGAGTGAACTATGGCCGAGTAGCCAACAACTTGCCAGCACCAGCAGAAGTGGTGAGCCTTCTGAAATCACATGGAATCAACAGGATCAAGCTCTACGACACAGACTCAGACGTTTTGACAGCACTCGCCGGCTCGTCGATAAACGTTGTTGTGGCGCTCCCCAACGAGCTCCTCTCCTCTGTTGCTGCAGACCAGTCATTTGCTGACTCCTGGGTCAAGGGCAACATCTCTCAGCATTTCCCCCAAACAAAGATTGAAGCCATTGCTGTTGGCAATGAAGTATTTGTTGACCCAAAAAACACAACACCTTTCCTTGTACCAGCCATGAAGAATGTTCACAATTCTCTTGTCAAGTTCAATCTTTCTTCTATTAAAATCTCATCTCCTATCGCTCTCAGTGCGCTTCAAAGCTCCTACCCGTCTTCAGCCGGATCCTTCAAAACCGAATTGATTGGACCCGTTATTAAACCAATGTTGGATTTTCTACGTCAAACCGGGTCATATCTTATGATTAACGCATACCCTTTCTTCGCATACGCTGCAAACGCTGATGTAATCTCCTTGGATTATGCTTTGCTTAAAGAGAACCAGGGTGTGGTGGATTCGGGTAACGGGTTAAAATACAATAGCCTTTTGGAGGCCCAACTCGACGCCGTTCATGCAGCCATGTCAGCTATTCAATACAACGACGTAAAGATGGTGGTGACAGAAACTGGATGGCCTTCCTTAGGGGACGAGGATGAGATTGGTGCTGGTGAAGCAAATGCGGCTTCGTATAACGGAAATTTAGTGAAGAGAGTTCTGACAGGAAATGGGACCCCCCTGAGACCGCAGGAACCACTTAACGTTTACTTGTTTGCATTGTTTAATGAGAACGAGAAACCGGGTCCCACATCTGAAAGGAACTATGGTTTGTTTTATCCAAATGAGAAGAGAGTGTACGACGTCCCGTTTACGCTCGAGCAGTTAGGGAATGGCCAATCAATGCCGGTAAACAAGAGCAACAGTCCGGCCCCGTCCGTACAGAGTGGTGGTGATGTATCGACGACATCATCAGTGGGACAAACTTGGTGCGTGGCCAATGGGAATGCGGGAGCTGAGAAACTCCAAGCTGGGCTCGATTATGCTTGTGGTGAGGGAGGGGCTGATTGCCGTCCGATTCAGACCGGTTCCACGTGCTACAATCCAAACACGGTGGAGGCGCACGCATCGTATGCCTTCAACAGTTATTATCAAAAGAAAGCTCGTGGTGCCGGCACTTGTGATTTTGGTGGCGCGGCTTATGTTGTTACGCAACAACCTAGTAAGTATCTAActaatgatcttttttttcactACGTTCACCAATTAACCTGTGATTTATGAAATATGATTCCGCCATTAAAAGTCAGTTCATGTTTCTTGGATTTGAATCTGATTTCCTTCCTTAAACACCGACtgcttggaagaaaaaaacccaacaaattaTCATACACTTAGGGTATTGGAATTTGGACATGAAATGCAGCGAATCCAATAATTTTAAACCAATTACAGATTGAGGGCAAATATTTGTTAACAATTTATGCGTTTCCCTGTAGTTTGAAAAATAGACAAAGACATTACTTTTGACAGTAAGCTGACATGATGAACCGTAGAGACATTAGCTTATTTATAACTGGAGTCATAAGTGTGACGTCGTTATGTGGACAGATAGAGTAGGACGTTGAAGAATAAGACATTCtgtcttcattaaaaaaaaaaaaaaagactatgaAAATTAGCAAGTAGGAGATAATAATTGACCTCGTTATGTGGACAGATAGAGTAGACGTTGAAGAATAAGACAgtcttcattgaaaaaaaaagagtgtgaAAATTAGCAAGGAAGAGATAATAATTGATGTTGAGATTTTCAACATTACGTGCTTGTTTTATCCTATTTGATGTGTGTAATTGCAGCCATGTTCAAGCAGTTTATGTTCAACTCATCACCTGTCACGATGAAATACTTTGTGTTGCAGGATTTGGAAATTGCAAGTTCCCCACTGGATACTGAACATGCCATGATGATGGCGAATTTTGGAAGGAGATTTGCTCGAGGGATTGGTTTAATTCTTTCGTCGTCCTAGACATGTTATAGCAAATTTTCTTGCTCCATACAGTTCAAGTGGAGTTGTTGCTCttctctttataatttattatacgAACAGACACagatttcttttattgttacGAGTATATAGTATATCTTATCATCTATTCTACGCACGTATATGAAATTTGTTCAAGAATTCTTTTGCATAATTCACTCTGTAACGTCTAATTTTCATATGGGTGTCCTTTTCAAGCTCTGGAACAACTTTGACAATTTACCTGAAGACTTGCTACGCCTAAGATTTTCATATATGAAATTTGTTCAAGAATTCTTTTGCATAATTCACCCTGTAACGTCTAATTTTCATATGGGTTTCCTTTTCAAGCTCTGGAACAACTTTGACACTTTACCTGAAGACTTGCTACGCATAAGATTTTCGTGTAAGAAATTTGTTCAGGAATTCCTTTGCATAATTCACCCTGTAACGTCTAATTTTCATATGGGTTTCCTTTTCAAGCTCTGGAACAATTTTGACAATTTACCTGAAGACTTGTTgaattgagagagaagagagatggATGATAAGATATTTGCCCATAGTATAGCAGCACCGTGTACGCTCTTTGTAACTTGTTTAATAAGATGATTAACAGTTGTGCCGGAATTCTTACGAGGTTGAATGtctaattttagaattttttcttGCACAAGAGAATGAAGCTGGCCATAAATTACAGAGgtttaaagaacaaaatatattttgatagaaAAGGTATGTTTATCATTGTATAAATAGGTTGTGTATCGTCTTAATTATGTCCTTACAAAggtttaaagaataatatacttcaataaaaaaagctatGTTTATACATAATTTGTAAAACAGATTTCTTGAGAGATCGATCAAATTGATAAATTAGCATTAgtattatttgaatttgatcTATGTTAGTGGTTGCATGCCATAAAGAATGTTTAAAGGCCAAGTTGATCCACACAAAGGTTGAAGAATGATGTAGtaacattttattttgcattttttcaattataattgtttatatTACCAATTCATTTATATGTAATCTATAAAATAGattcaataaaattcatgttatCTAAACATTTCTTGAGaaatcaaattgataaaaaaacattagtatTATTTGAACTTGATCTAGGTTACATGCCACAGAGTAGTTAAAGGCCAAGTtttggctaatttttttttgaccaTCCCTGTCTTGATATCAAACCTAAATCAAAACAAGATATAAATGTTGGCAAAATCTGTTTTATGTCAAATATGATGGGtcaaaaatcagaataaaattGTAGGAGTGGTAATAATTTCTTCACTAGATCATAAAGTgatcttattattttaacttgatttttcatgTACTACTAATCAAGTTGAATATGAGGCCTTAATTATAGGTCTGGGGATTTATTGCTTATTATAGACCAATTAGTTGGTGAATATAAGTGTGAACATCCCACTCTAACGATGTATTATGCAAAAGCTAAAAATGTTAtcgataatttgttttttatttaatttttgtcttTTAGTGATAGGAAGTAATATTGAAGCCGATAACTTAGCTCATCATGGatcataatataaaatgatcATCTATCATCATAGCATCCTTTTAAGGATTATTATATACAATAGACTCTATAATTGAAAACACgctaataatgatgataaaactattgatgaaattttcttttaagtgcAATAAAGGGTCTCAATAAAAACAAGTATTCTTAATTCCAATTACATTTTCTTAGGATTGAATTTGCAACGAGACTACAACCACCTCTAATCAAACAAAATAGAGACTTCAAGCCTCGTACCCTCAGTAAAGGTAACCTATTGTAAAAGCATCACCATGTAAAGAAAATACAAGAGTTCTAAAGtgtagagaaaataaataaaataattttaaaaaataaaaaaacaataaatctctctatgaaaaaaaagataaataaattgctgaaattgaatatataatacATGCCATCATTCATGGTGGTATCTGATCCTATTTATATTGTATAgagtttaaatcttatttaCATAGGTAATTctaatcatatataaatattcttattaGATAAAGAGACTAATAGAAGCCAAACTTCTCTTATATTAATACACATGTAAATCCTAATCTAATCTCTAACTTCTAATTAGTTTATATAGTTGAAGATTcttattttgaattgttataacttatttttggattatgcttcaaatttactctttttttcaaaataaaaataaaataataaaataataaccacAAGAAAACTAgtattttagcaaaaacaagCTGAGAGGATTTCAAATATAGAAACATTAAGCTGCAATTTTGGATGGAATCAGAAGTCTTATTGTACCCTATTTTACCCAAAACTAAAGAGACAACGCAAACTCAAGGTCAGGTTACATGATTAATGGACGAATctccataaaaattaagtctaaagacataattaaatttttaataggccaatttgatttaatcatgggtcacattaaagttcaattatgtttaagaattaatttaggtccaattaaagaatttaattaggtgcaaggacttaattatattttaaattggtcaaattaatttaattaggggcttaattggtaaaaaacattaagtttgggatcccaatttggacttaattaagaagattgaaattttcggagatcaaatttaatttttaccaagtcaattgattgaaattggggtaaaaaatgcaagaaaatcaaagttttaggatcaattaagggctaaattgaagaaattcgcagcaaatgaccattttgaaaaaaacatcgaACTCTAGGGACCTAATTGGCTCAAATCAGGTgtgaaattaaagatatttgaaagtttaatgaccagttaattgttaaattgaagaaatccaaaatcaatgaccaaaataaaaaaagacgttGAAATtcatggttgaaattgaagttcgTGAGGggcaaaattgaacaaaattaaaagtttgaaaccAATCAGGGGTGTAATTGAGAGAAATAATAAATCGAgagattaaaataaactttatcaAAATAGCACCGTTTTGGGTTaacttttcatctttttcttcaggttttttttacctaaaaaggCTACTAAGGGGGCCACCTTCCCAAGACATTTAATATTTCATCTCTCCATCAAATTTGGTAAAACTTGCATGCAAATGACAACCTGACATCTGACTATTGACGTCATAGCGGTTGTGGCACTACCCTAAAGTGACCAACTGACCAACCCTTTCCTGCAACAAATTTGATAGCCTATGATAGCTACTTGAAACCAATAATTGAGATCCTTCTAGCTCAAATCAAGGGTCAAGCTTTGGcaccattaaaaacaaaatgtccATCTTCCACCCTTTATGAATAATAGTGGATTTCAGTCAAGCTTTGACatcattaaaagcaaaatatacATATTCCACCCTTTATGAATAAGAGTGGATTTCATGGCCTGAGGAAGGAGAAATGAGAAGctaaagttgtgaaaaaaaaaccatttatgtCCAGTTTTTCTTCCCTCCCATCTCGACTACCACTTTGCCACTTCCTCCGCCGCCACCAACCACGTGTTAATTTTCCCTGCAACACCAAGATCGTCGCCAACCTTTTGTCTCCCTCGTCCAAACAagctttcctcttctttttcctaTCAGAACCCCTCTATAGCCATTTGCATGCAAAATtcttctgcatgcaaatgataTTTTCCTATTAAATTAGGCGAGTTGGACTCGTTTCCAGCCTAGCTCAAcccaatgtaaaaaaaaaataaggatcgaGTCTGTTGAGTCGCCAATCAACCTAACCCAACCCAGCCATGTCTGGACCAGTTGGTTGGGCCGGGCCTAGcccaatataataataataaacaatataatattaaaaaaaaaacaattttttttttaaattaaaagttgtttaaaaaaaaatgattttatcacatgttttcctatcaaatttgcacaatatcgggttgtatatttacattgtaagatatggattcggtattaaaatactcagtTTTCTCCGAGacgtttcttaaaaaaaaattgaaaatccaaaaaaatctcaaaacttttaaattaatttctcctttcaaaaaacaaaaaatattttgttttcatgcatacggtcaaattctaaaagttttccaaacatattttcataaaaaaacaaaaatatattgcaactttctcatgttttaaaaatgaaaaaaagaagatataataaccaatttatgattatccattaggatttgatcaaaatatcaaaaacccttcactgattattttgttcattttatattaagGTTTAGATGTAGATTTTAATGTTTTGGGGTATAAAACTACACAGTAGAGTATTATaccctcaagtattaaagatacaaagaaaTAAATGCGAATTTGAAATTTAGCCCTTAGAATGGTTAGAATTCAACCCAATAAGGTATAGATTCCTTCACGATGGGAGATCTACCTTAgaccttataaaaaaaccaacgaATAAAAACTTgaccaagaaaaacaatcaaataacaatgtaacttaccttaggtaagttGCACCGGGGGTGATGCATCTTCCCTTTGCACAACTAGTCCGTTACCCTGGACTCTCGCAAACCATAGGTTTCCTAGTAATCTTAATATTAGGTGGCAACTCCTGAACcttataatcataatcatatGATTATACTCAAAACCTTTTTCATTTCCCAAAAACACCTCTCAAAAGGCTTTCTTTAGCTCGCCATTCAACGTCACCCTGTGACATGAATAACATTGTATCTCTTTAGATATGCATGTATTCAAACTCCTAATTGATCATGACTTCTAGTCAATTGATCGACTGCTTTTTCAACACTTCTAGTCGATCAAGGACTCTTTCAACTTAATCaattcttctatttcatgaTTGATTTCAGCACTCTTCCTTTTATGGTGAACAATCAAtgttctttatatttgatacatgtatatttatttttgatgtaaACAATGCCTCCctatattactttattttttaaattatttaatattaacccCATCACACCTGtactaaaattaattgatcaaaTCAACCAAGTATGATGTGACAAATAACACGAATTTTAATTTTGCCAATTTTGATACAGTTAATGCATATTTAAAATctctatgttctttttttttaatttaaaaactttccATGAAATAAAGATGACTAATGTTACATGAAATTCTAACAAATTAATGTaatctaatttattaaatttatcaaaagtAATTTTAGGGTAACACCTCTCAtacatttctcttttttaaacttctttgttgttttgttgtaatgttgatagattttttttaaccaagttttttttatcttatcctCATTGATGAAAGGAACTAATTATCTTTGCATGTTAAAACAATGTTGAATCAAGTGTGTAATTGAATTCATGCGTTGTATAATATTTATTGGCTTCACAAGCAAtgaattcacttttcatttttttttatcattcttatCAAATCAAGTACTAATATGTCAAATAATCTTCTAATCAATTACGctattaattaactatttatACCTTCCAAAAAATACGTTTCAACAAGGagaaattatacaataaaaacttAGCCTTAAAATAGGCAAGTAACAATCTCAAAAAATCAAGTGGAATGTGGAATACCTAGATTTTCTAACCttaagaagaacaagaagagagATTAGATGAATTGTATAAATTCAAAAGtactgaaaaaataatgaaaggaataacaaaagTGGTAAGTAAAGTtataaaacatctaaaaaaaagataaatttgtaTCAAAATTGTATATATAGGGATTGACcatctttttctaattgatggTATGGTCTATTTATATTGTACATCAAAATTTTAGTTGTTCAAGTAACTTAATCACTTTGCAAAAGCTATGCTAGGCGTTTAAACAGCTAATACCTCTCCCTAGCAAAGTTTTATGCAACTAGACTCTTTTCGCcatattttttcattgctaTCTCCAAATGATTTTGGGGTTGTGCTTCCAATACTAATTCAAACAGTAGAGTAATTTTTTAGAGTACCCATGAGCATGCCTTCGTTGTAAAAGACTCAtggagattaaaataaaattgagaattatCTAGTACTCCAGCCAATTCCTTTGCATCACAATCATATAGTTCCTCAAATACTCCTCTAACAAGGCGATGATTCTCTTTATTTACCTATCGTTTTGAGGATGATTGATAATGTAGGACTTCAGCCTAATCCCCATCAAGTAACACAAAACTGTTCAAAATTTGCATGTGAACTGTATATCTTGATCACCATATTTTAGTAAAACAAACCAGCAACTACCTTATTCATCCATATTGTTGGAGTAGCAATGAATACTGCATATTTGGTAAACTTGTCCATTACCAACATGAACTTTTGGAAACCCAACAACAAAATCCATTAAAACCTATACCCATGGTCTTTTTTGAAAGGGTAATGTTTGCAACAACctcaccttcttttttttctaaacacttTGTTTTAAGATATAGTTTTACATATAGTTCATGTCAGGACCCAATTCCTGCCATTTTGATCGTAGTTCCAAGTTCGCGGGACTTCCTTTACCATTTTTAGCTAGTAATAGGTTTGGAACAAAAATGCCATTATTCTTTCCATTCCCGAATGACCTCCCCGTTATAGATCATAAGTCTCCATGATTAAATGCTTCCTTAGCTTCTCATTAGGCACATATATTCAACctcttttgtataaaaaatatcattttccaaCCAATATCATCATACACTTTCCTTTCCTAATAGACCAATCAGATTCATATAGGTTGTTTCTTCCTTGACAACCTGATGTGATCTCTCCAACATTACCATAAAAATAGGCCCTAATAGATGCATTCTCTACACACCAAGACAATGCTCCAACATAGTCATTTTTTCTCAAGTGTGGAGTATATTTGTTTAGCCCCATTTAGTTTTGGGCTTTCAAATGCCATTGGATGTGTCTTGTACTTATACCTCACCAATTACCTTATCTAAAGCATCAGTATATAACACCTCAAAAGACACTCAAAATTTGGTAGTCTTAGCaataaagcaaaagacattgttgttttcaaattatCAAAAGCTCATTGACATCCATCTATCCATTAAcacctttagtttttctttaacaaatcaGATAAGGGTTGCCTTTTTGTTGGTAATAGATTATTAGTCCTAGGAAAGACCGCAACTCAGAGATGGTTGTTGACACTAGTCAATCTAAAATAGCATGTACTTTTCTAAGATCCATCCGCAACATGTCTTTATCCATCAAATgacataaaaacataattttttccctTGTAAACTCGTATCTTTCTCATTTCACATACATTTATATTCCTTCGACCTACTTAAACTTTGAAATATGTATTATGTGATCTCTCACACTCCTACTATAGATTGCAATATCATCTAGATAAACCATAACAAAATCATCTAAGTATTCATACAAATCATTCATTAAGTTGCAAAATGTAGctagagtattttttaaaatcaataggaattgtcaaaaacttACATGCATCATACCTCCTTatacacattattttttattcatctccCTCAACAATCCTCACTTGCCAATAACCTAATCACAAATCCAACTTTGTGAAGATAGACGCTCCACTTAGAATCTCCTTCAAGTCTTGAATCAGATGCACtatatatttgttgttgatAGTCACCTTATTCAATGCTTGGTAATCGACACACATCCTAAGGCTTTCATCTGTCTTTTTcgaaaacaaaacaagagcaTCATATAGAGCTTTGGAAGGTTGAGTGAAGCCAATGTCAATTAACTCCCACTATTTTCTCAATTCAACCAACTCCATAGGTGACATACGATATGAGGGATGAGATGGTGGTGTTGCTCCTAGAACCAACTCAATTCAGTGATCAATACCCCTTCTAAATAGATGTTTTTTCAACAACTCTAAAAGCATTACATACTCATATTGTCCAGGCACTTATGCAG
It contains:
- the LOC7483651 gene encoding glucan endo-1,3-beta-glucosidase 12, which gives rise to MTSLSTFTFSFLLLSFSPSFSFFYAFAAGTIGVNYGRVANNLPAPAEVVSLLKSHGINRIKLYDTDSDVLTALAGSSINVVVALPNELLSSVAADQSFADSWVKGNISQHFPQTKIEAIAVGNEVFVDPKNTTPFLVPAMKNVHNSLVKFNLSSIKISSPIALSALQSSYPSSAGSFKTELIGPVIKPMLDFLRQTGSYLMINAYPFFAYAANADVISLDYALLKENQGVVDSGNGLKYNSLLEAQLDAVHAAMSAIQYNDVKMVVTETGWPSLGDEDEIGAGEANAASYNGNLVKRVLTGNGTPLRPQEPLNVYLFALFNENEKPGPTSERNYGLFYPNEKRVYDVPFTLEQLGNGQSMPVNKSNSPAPSVQSGGDVSTTSSVGQTWCVANGNAGAEKLQAGLDYACGEGGADCRPIQTGSTCYNPNTVEAHASYAFNSYYQKKARGAGTCDFGGAAYVVTQQPRFGNCKFPTGY